AGTTGTTTGATGTGTTTGATGATAAGGATAGGAGGATAGGATGCTCCTGTTGCGGAAGAACATGCCTCCCAATTTTTAGACGAAGAATTTAGAGCTTTGGCAGTACCAAATATAGAGCGGAACGTAAATATTCTTCAGGATGACAACGCGATAAATAACCCTGAAGAAGACGGCGAACTTCAATTAATAAGACTCCCCCCGTTAGTTTCCAATGATGACCTTTGTCCGCTAACTCGGTCCCTCAACTACAAGCAAAGACAATATTATGCACATGTGATGCATaatgttgtttgtaaaaatattttttacgaatatGTTGGTGGAGGGGCCGGTGTAGGAAAAAGCAGACTGATTTCTACCATCTATCAGTCTGTGACTTGGCGAGCAAACAAACTTCCTGGTGCTACGGATTCGGCAAAGGTTTTATTATGTGCTCCAACTGGAAAAGCTGCTTTTGGAATTGGAGGACTGACACTGCATTCAGTGTTTTCTCTTCCAATAAATCAAGATTCAGGTCCCTTAAGACCTTTAAGCAATGACAGTTTAAATACAATTCATTGCAAGTTGATCGATctccaattaattataattgatGAAACTTCTATGGTTGGTTCGAAAATGCTTTCTTTTTTGGATCAAAGGCTTCGCCAAATTTTCATGACATAagttttggtggaaaatccATTATAGTTTTTGGAGATCTAAAGCAGCTTTCCCCAGTTGGAGACAGTTGGATATTTTCGGAAAGGACAATTAATCCTTATAGCGTTTTAGCAGGAAATAGCCTATTGTAGCAGGATTGCTACTtagggtatatatatattagtatTGCATAACTGTAAACTGTTGTTAGTGTAAGTTGGTGTCGTTGCCTGTTGTCGGTactggctctctctctcttgtgcTCTCATCGCTCTCATTGCTCTTTAAGCGAGTGATGagggttgatgctgatcacgaGTTGAGAGCGGAGTCAGTCGAACACCAGCAGCGATCCGAAGCGGATCTAGTcagaacaaataaataaactagaaTAAGCAAAGTGTTGGTGTTTTACTCCAGGGACATCATTATATCCCTAAACTATGAAGCAACTTTATGTATTTTGAGCTCACAGAAATAATGCGCCAAAGAGGCGATCATGCATTTGCTCAAGCCCTGAATCATTTATCTGAGGCTTGCATGACAATTGCAGATATAGAGCTCCCAAAACAAAGAGTTGTTTCACCCAGCGAAGTTCCTGATGATGcccattcatttattttcttctaacGAAGAAGTTAACAATTACAATTCCATAAAACTAGCGCAAATTGGGACGGAAGAGTTGGTTTCCACTGCTGTTGATACAGTGAAAACTGCAAACATATCTGCACGAAACAGAGAAAACACGTTAAGATATgctcaaaatatgaaaacctcTGAAACACAAGGTTTACCATATAATCTTCATCTCAAAACAACTGCTAAATATATGGTAACCGTCAATATAGACACAAGTGACGGACTTGTAAATGGAGCAACTGGTCAGCTAATGCAAATTGACCATTGCTTAGTGAATGGCTCAAATTTAGTGACGCGAATttggattaaattttttgaacccACGGTTGGCGCTATCGCCAGATCAAAAGTTCGGAACAGTTTTAAGCGACTTTGTTCCTCCAACAAGATTTGGAGCACCAAATGTCCAAGACTAACTTCAAAAGTTAAGAGAGGAAAAGTTCTTGACTACGCATTATGAAATTGTGGTCAGCAGTAATAAAGAAATCTCCATATATTACCATAATGTTGAGTCTCTTCGAAGCCATCGCGAAGACATTTTCAACGACCCTATTATTTGTTCTgcaaattttctttgttttgtcgAAACTTGGACTCTTTCCAGCGAAGACTTTTCTTCACAAGGTTTCGACATTATACGAAGAATTTATAGCAATCGATTGAAAGTATTGGCAAAAATGGAATTATGATTTATGCCAAGCAAAATATTGCCGAAAATGTAGTTGTTTTGTTTGAGACAAATAAGTCTTTGAGCTGAAGAACTACATACCAATCGATTGCCTTCAAATATATCGATACATCCTTCATTGTTGTTTATAGGAACCCTGCTTTTCCTATAACACAATTTCGAAATAAAGTTATGGCGGATGTAGAAAGAATATGCAGcttagaaaataatacaaaatggTAATATTAGGAGATTTTAATATGAGTATGTGAGGGGGCTGAGTATGTGAGGATTCATAATATCACGGAAACCAGCATCAATCATTTGTTTTAActagtttataaaaaaattatttattgatgATACCTATGATAGCCGTATTTCTTAAGTTCTTAAGTTCTTAAGTTCTTATATGAACCAGTGCTCtctaaaaattgtaaaaaaggCTTAAAGTTATTTCTGaagaaaacaccaaagttttcGCGTTTCTGAATGTTCAGTCCCATCTTTCTTACTTAAGAAACAACCATGGCCTTTCCGATCAATCCATTATTTTGCAGCAATAGGATAAAGTCAgctgatccttataaaattggGTAAGTTGGAtcagttggccaaaaataaaacccgtagaaaatcccaactccctaactttaaaaacaccaaagttatggcatttccgatctttcagttgtatggcagctataggatatagtcagccgatccttatgaaatttgtcaagtcgtattattttgtcaaaaatagaatccacgGAAAATCCCAattccctaactttaaaaacaccaaagttatggcatttccgatcgttcagttttatggcagctataggatatagtcggccgatcctaataaaatttggcatgtcatattgttttgccaaaaaaactCTCACGTAAagttttaactctctaactctaaaaacaccgaagttataccatttccgatcaatcagttatatatataggatatagtcggccgatcccggccgttccgacttatatactgcgtgcaaaggaaagatgggtgtgtgcaaagtttcaagacgatagctttaaaactgagaaactagtttgcgtagaaacagacagacggacatgcttatatcaacttaggaggtgatcctgatcaagaatatatatactttatagggtcggagatgtgtcctttactgcgttgcaaacttttgaccaaaattataataccctctgcaagggtataaaaaaacgtAAGTTTAATAtacaatttcatttaattaaaagaaaaatatttttattcatattggaataataaaaacaattggATATAACATTTGTACCAACCAAAATAATGGATCATTATGTTAACCTATACGATATTAAAGAAATAACTATTTCGAAAATGAAGCACAGTTAAATAACTAGTTATTATAAGTAGCTTTAAATAGCGTTTTTAAATGTAAGAACAAATCGTGAAGCCTTGTTTCTGTATGAAACCAGAAAACATGTATTTACAAAAAGAAAcgctttttcatttttaaccTAATCCTAGTGCTTATGGCCAAAGGTTATGATTAGAGGCAATAGGGCTCCACATATCATAATTACTAGTTCGCTATAATTCAATGATTGCAGACTATGAGTTACGTTTACGTCATTTGTGGCTACATCACGAGATTCCTCAAGCAAACGGTAGTCATGCTGTCCAGTCTGTTTGATTCCGCCTTGGGTGAGCTCCGGCAGTACATGCACAGTAGCGACGTATAGAAACGTTCCAGCTGAAAACAGCATAGCTATTCCTGTAGCATTAACAGAATTTAGAGTTTCTTTCTGTTCTTGGCCTATTccaaaaaaagtcaaaagcGTCAATAGAGGTGCCGATAATGAAAATAACGCCAAGTGTCGCCGAATTCTTTGCCGATCCACTTTCTCATGCAATAAAAAAGTCACTAGGCCAAAGGCTGCTGGTGCCTTATGCAGCATTATAGCTAAAAAAACGATTAGTTCAACGTCTTGGTGACTCGTTGTTGCTGCGGCACCCAAAGCAATTCCATCCgctaaacaacaaaaaattaaattgtattaCATATGTGAATCTTATGAGGTAAATTGAACGAAGAGAGAAATACTCATTCAAATGTGAGTAATAGTACCTGCAGCATGCACTACCAACCCTAGAGTCAAAGTAGCAGAATTTTTGTTGTCGTTTCCGATATTGCTTCTCTGTTGCGACACGTCTACCATCATCATGAAAACAAAGCCAAGTACAAGAGACAGTCCAATGGTCTGCGTATGGTCAGGTTCATGTATTAACTGTTGCGTTCGTCCATTATCCTCGTACAATGACCGAATACCTTCCGGAATAATGACAGCTAAAGCAGTACCCACTAATAATCCAGCACCAAGAACCGTGACATATTTTAacttttcctaaaaaaaagaaatggttTGAAAACCCACTTGACAAACGTTTTATTTGAAAGCCAACCCTATTATTTGATGTGTACAAACCTCGCTTAATTTCATTAACATGGGTATGCTGCCTGCAATATAAGACCCCACAAGCATAACACAAACTAACAATGTTAGAATTAACGTTTCTGCCATAATTTCCCTATTACTTTTTAATAGGCAAATGATCTTACATTTTTTGCCACATCTATGTATTTAAAGTTAGAGATGAGAATAATTCAAAAAGAAATGCTCACCTAAATCGATTAAtaccagaaaaaaatatataaaaatacaatacGTATCTTTTTGGCTAATATTGAGTTTTGGCATATTTTCCACgacaaaaattgtttttctttccagTGTATGCTAAAGATAACATAATACATTTTCTGTTATCTTAGCCGTATTTTCGTGTTTGTTAAAAACATGTCTCCCAAAATTTTTCGTGGTAATTAGCATTCAAATACTTTTTATCCCACATAGAGTTGGAAAACAATCGATGTTTGGGACCATCGAtgttttaaaagtaaataaatataatgtcCGTCAAACTAGCGTCGCTCAGTTAGCGTCGAAGTGGAACGTTGGAATTGGAACACAGCaacgaatattttgtttttcaattatttccgtatttagccactaaatttaatcaagtaaatgttttttcttactttgagcGGGTTTTACACTCTTTAAGTAGCTTAAAAATGGGTTTGAAAAATTGGCCCTTCACTGTATTGAGCATTATCTCAAAaataagaggatgcgccaataagCACGATACACCAGCTTATAGCCCAATTTTTTGAGAATGTGccctaaaaattttattaaaatcgtTCCCTACGTTTTGGAGCAAATCGACTAAAGGTGGACCAACCCGGATAACAGCCCATACAAAAATgaccccaaaaaattgtttttaaatttgtgaAGCTCTAAGAAAATGCGCCAATATGCACGGTAGTGGAGTCGATGTAGGACCTTTTCAAGTATGTATGgaccaaaaatcatacaaatcgttcccacagatttttagaaaatcgAATTACAGTTTCCCATATAATTTGAACTAATAAGAGGAGCGCCAACTTGTAAACCGGAACCAGTCCgcaaaaagttcattgaactagtttaaaaatactaaatgGTCTCTGTTagacttattaagtccttcacagaggatgcgccattatgcacggtataccgttGATAAGCTTATTTTATACATAACATTATAagacaacttttatttaaatcgctcccacagatttaaagaaatcaagtgtagcgcagaaatatgtgatgctgttaatggccagtgttggtgaatcagggtctgaaattttcgggacttgatttctttaaatctgtgggaaggattttaatggcactggtaccattcgaacgggctaaaaattagctttctcgtgcataatagcgcatcctctttaaaaaaaggaaaacattcattgtggcggctgccgtgttgggcagcgtgcaaacacggaaaaatgataatggccagtattggcaaaccacgtcccgaaaatttcgggacttgatttctaagtATCTGTGgaaaggattttaatggcactggtaccattcgaacgggctaaaaattagctttctcggggtataccgtgcataatggcgcatcctctttaaaaaaaagctaggggggcattcaaattccataacggctagcgccgtgttaggcaggtcagaaatatgtgatgctgttaatggccagtgttggtgaatcagggtctgaaattttcgggacttgatttctttaaatctgtggaagcgatttaaataaaagttttcttataatgttctgtataaaataagcttttcaacggtataccgtgcataatggcgcatcctctgtgaaggacttaataagtctATAAGAGgccatatagtatttttaaactagttcaatgaactttttgcGGACTGGTTCCGGTTCACTGGTTGGCGCTCCTCTTATTAGTTCAAATTATATGGGAAACTGTAATtcgattttctcaaaatctgtgggaacgatttgtatgatttttggtcCATACATACTTGAAAAGGTCCTACATCAACACCACTACCGTGcatattggcgcatcctcttggagcttcacaattttaaaaacaattttttggggtcATTTTTGTATGGGCTGTTATCCGGGTTGGTCCACCTTTAGTCGATTTGCTCCAAAACGTAGGGaacgattttaatgaaattttcagggcatATTCTCAAAAGAATGGTCTATAAGCTGGTGTATCGCGcttaatggcgcatcctcttattTCTGAGATACTGCTCAATACAATGTAGGGGAAATTTttcaaccccatttttaagctaCTTAAAGAGTGAAGAGCCCGCTCAAAGTAAGAAACaacaatagtttattcaattcttaacaattctagtgtttatttgattaaatttagtggctaaatacggaaataattgaaaaacaaaatattcgttgttgtgttccaattccaccgttccacttCGACGCTAACTGAGCGACGCTAGTTTGACGGACATTACCAATTCTAatgtttatttgattaaatttagtggctaaaTAGGGAAATAatttagaaacaaaatattcgttGCTGTGTTCCAATTCCACCGCTCCACTTCGACGCTAACTGAGCGACGCTAGTTTGACGgacatataaatataaaataataaaaataaataaattttcaaataaaaaataaaataacaataaagttttttgtttgagGTCAGAGCTTATTTAGAGATTGAgattcttatttaaaaacattaattgATCAAcaatgtttaattttaaggCGCATCTCCTGTCAGATATACAGGCATGCTCCGGTTCtcactttcggttttcgttttcgttttgggaCCAAAAccgagattttcgtttttgggTGCTCCGGTTTTCACAAGTTTTTAGTTATCGTTTTGCTATCGAAACGTTTCATTTCTCATCATTTCTTGCTGCCGAAACAGCTGATTTGAGGTTTGGTTAGCAGCAAACAACGCGAAAAAATGCCTTTCTTATTTTCAGATGCATCTTTCGAAGCCAAAAGAAAGCAAAAGTTATTTGACTTAAGAAAATCTAAGCAATTAAGATGTAATACATGTGTTTTTAATATGTCTGACGACCGGTAAGTTACATTTACCCCATTTCAAATTTTGCCtctaatttatgtttattgcAGATTTGTCCAATCATTTAGGATTGATAAAgacacttttaaaaaaatattggagACAGTCAAGCCACATTTAAAAGTAACCACACTGTCTCACTCTATGCAATTGGCTTCTGTATTGCGATATCTTGCTACTGGATGTTATCAGTTCTCAATCGCCAAGGACCACCATATAAATATAGGACGAAGCACATTTGGGAAAATTCTCCACATATTTATTCCGTTGCTGAACAGGCTTCTTTGTCAGGACACAATTCGCCTTCAGATGTCTAGCCAGCAAATGCGGAAATCTAGCGAATACTTCTTTAGCAAACATCAACTGCCAAGAATAGTCGCCTGCGTGGATGGAACTCATATAAAAATAGTGAAACCTCTAAATAATACCTCTGTTTTTTTAACAGAAAGGGCTATTACAGCATGAACGCCATGGTTGTAAGTAGAATGTCTAAATTGGTTATAGTTACGTTAAGATTTTACTTTTACCTACAGGTTTGCAACTATAATATGGAGATTATCGCTATTGATGCGACGCACCCTGGATCTTGTCATGATTCTTTCATTTGGAATCATTCAAGCGCCAAGGAATATTTGTCGAGaacaataaatgaatattttgttttggcaGATTCTGGCTACGCACAGGAGAGTTTTGTGTTAACTCCCTACAGGAGCGCAGAGATGGGGACGCATCAGCATCGATTTAATTTAAGACATGATGCAGCCAGAAACATAATAGACCGAACAATTGGTGTTCTTAAAAGCCGTTTCCGTTGTTTACAACGATGCTTAAATTATCAGCCCATTTTTTGCTGCCAAATTATTAACGTATTATTATTacgtattattattaaatttataacgTAACGTAACGTGCTTTGCACAACATATGTAGAAGACGGAATTTGTCAATAGGTGACGACTTTCAATTTGAGGATATTAAACAGGCTATAAATGATAACGACATTGAAGGAAATGATGACCAACCATCTGTACGCGACGAAATTGCTCTATCTCTGCCAATgtaacaaattaaataaacaaattattcatTGCAGttattaaaatctatttttccTTAGCCACCTCTTCTACTATAATGGTGGTTGGTGCTCCCTCCACCATCTCAAAAATCCCGCAGAGCTTTGCCACGTCCTCCTCCATGGCTGTCAGCGGTTGCTGGCAGTAAGGACCCCCGCCCGTAGCCCTGACCTCTGCCTTATTTTGGGCAATGTTTTTTTCGAATATTGGCCTTCCAATCGCACCAAACCTTGAAtgtaatattataatatattagtTTGTCATAATTCTGGGGATACTCATACCTTTTTCCATCCCGCAACATCTTTAATTGGAGGCCCAATTGCGTTCAACGCACCGGCAAGCTCGCTCCATTTAGCTTCTGCAGCCACACGATCGCCTTTGGCGAATCCACGCGCCAAACTTTCGTTGCTCTGCATAAAATTCAGAAAAACTTCATCCTGATATGATGATTTGTGTTTTCCCCTGCAAACAATATATTAGTATTAttgttttctataaaaataagcttttttactcacatttaaaaaaaaacagtttttcaaAGGCAATCACTTGTTTCCCACAAATTAAGGGGATGCCACCTTTTCAAtggatttcattttcatttcattccggtgttttcaacaattttttttatacacttttagcacataactaattaaattaaattaattaatttttaaaaaacatattttaccTAATTTCAACAAATTTATCGCCATCCATTTGATTATACAAGTATTTTTAACTTGCTTTTTTATTCTATTAAAAGTATGGCAGCTTAGGCGATAACTTATGGTGTCAAACTTATCGGTCGTtcaccaaaacgaaaattgttgttgccgGCGGCAAAATTTGATATCCGAATTTGAGGTGGGGTCAGAAATTactcgttttaaaaataactacaAGCCTAATTGATCTTCTAGGGGTCTTAATAGAAcgaaaataaaccaataagtcaactactttttttccttttgcaaaTAAGATCCGATTTAATATAGAAAAAGGCATTTACTTTTCATTTGGGCAAGacaaattttttcgtttttgaattCGAAAAAATCTTGTGAAAGTGAAAACGGGAGCAccaattttttcgttttcgttctcaaacgaaaacgaaaaccgaaagtgaAAACAGGAGCATGCCTGATAATCTTTCCAGCTTTGCTGAACGCTCGCTCTGAAGCGCAGGAAGATGCTGGCACGCATAAAACTTTTTTAGACAGATACCATGTACATTTCACTAATTgtgataaaaaaattaataaaataaaattaaaaataaaattaaccaATTTTACTTACAAGTTGCCCTCAATgcgcaaataaaataaaaataatcgaTAGTGGCCTAAGAACCATCGATGTTTCGAAAATTTAAGAAACATCGATGGTATCGATAGTGCCATCGATTAATTTCCAGCTCTAATCCCACAAACTCAAAATTTTTCAACGAATTAGGACTAATTATTTAGATCGTTCCATCGATCATTCCATTccactatttttatacccttgcagagggtattataattttgtccaaaagtgtgcaacgcagtgaaggagacatctccgaccctataaagtatatatattcttgatcaggatcacctcctgagttgatatgagcatgtccctctgtccgtctgtccgtcggtccgtctgtctgtctgtttctacgcgaactagtctctcagttttaaagctatcgacttgaaactttgcacacacccatctttcctttgcatgcagtatataagtcagaacggcccggatcggccgactatattctatagctgccatataactgattgatcggaaatggtataactttggtgtttttagagttagagagttcaaatgaCACGAAAGTTActtttggcaacaaattacgACATGTTAAATTTCATTTCGGATTATCCTTcggctatatcctatagctgccataaaactgaacgatcggaaatgacccaactttcgtgtttttgaagatagctggaagctggaacttggtacagattatatttttggtcagttgatccaacctacgaaatttcattaggatcggccgactatatcctatagctgccatataactgaacgatcggaaatggtatttggtagaaatatcaactttcgtgtttttgaagatagaagcttgggacttttttttagattttttattgtaattaattggttttattatgattatgaatcataaggatcgggcaattatatccggttttaactgcaagggtatatcaacttcggctccgcccgaagttagctttgctttcttgtt
This is a stretch of genomic DNA from Drosophila bipectinata strain 14024-0381.07 chromosome 4, DbipHiC1v2, whole genome shotgun sequence. It encodes these proteins:
- the Zip102B gene encoding zinc transporter ZIP9 isoform X2 — its product is MMMVDVSQQRSNIGNDNKNSATLTLGLVVHAAADGIALGAAATTSHQDVELIVFLAIMLHKAPAAFGLVTFLLHEKVDRQRIRRHLALFSLSAPLLTLLTFFGIGQEQKETLNSVNATGIAMLFSAGTFLYVATVHVLPELTQGGIKQTGQHDYRLLEESRDVATNDVNVTHSLQSLNYSELVIMICGALLPLIITFGHKH
- the Zip102B gene encoding zinc transporter ZIP9 isoform X1, with product MAETLILTLLVCVMLVGSYIAGSIPMLMKLSEEKLKYVTVLGAGLLVGTALAVIIPEGIRSLYEDNGRTQQLIHEPDHTQTIGLSLVLGFVFMMMVDVSQQRSNIGNDNKNSATLTLGLVVHAAADGIALGAAATTSHQDVELIVFLAIMLHKAPAAFGLVTFLLHEKVDRQRIRRHLALFSLSAPLLTLLTFFGIGQEQKETLNSVNATGIAMLFSAGTFLYVATVHVLPELTQGGIKQTGQHDYRLLEESRDVATNDVNVTHSLQSLNYSELVIMICGALLPLIITFGHKH